GTTGTTGCTTATTCCTCAAGTCTTAGATATTCACAAACAACTTCTGATTGATGCTGAAAACAGGTAATTTTAGAAGAATCAAACCCTATAAATTACAATAAGCAAAACAAAACCCTATACTACAAAAAAATCCGGTTTTTACATCAAAAAAAGTAAAAACCGGATCTTTAAAAGATGCCACAGATTACATGAATATGTTTACCTAATATTTGGAATTGCTGAAGTAATCTTTCGGCAATGCAAACTTAAGCTTTTTTTTTAAAACTCCGGCATCTTTTTTAACATCATTATTGTTTTTTATTTAGACGCTTTTTTATCTTTTACATTTTTCTAACCAATTTATTCAATAAAAAATGGATGTTACACACTTGCATTTATTGCTCAATCATTTTCCAATTATTGGAACATTAATCGGATGTGTTGTTTTAATTTTCGGACTGCTTAAAAAAAGCAGAGAGGTTCAGTTAGTAGCGTGTTACTTGTTAATTGTTATGGCTTTTGTGTCCTATCCGGTTATGGAGACAGGAGAAGGTGCTGAAGATACCGTTGAAAAAATTGCCGGTGTTTCCGAAACCATTATGCACAATCATGAAGAGGCTGCTGAATCCGCATTTACGGTGATGATCATAACAGGCATACTTTCTTTATTGTCTGTAATCCTTCATTTTTTGAAGAAATCATATTTTATCTGGTCTGCAATTATTACCTCAATAGTTGCTGCTGTTGCCTTTGGTTTTATGGCCAATGCCGGGTATATTGGAGGGCAAATACGACATACAGAAATACATAGCCCACATTTGTTAAATAACTCAACTACCAATTCAACCTTGCAAAATGACACGGATGATGATTAATTATGGCAATTTTAAATTAGTGCCTCCACACCTGTTTTCTGAGAAAATTACTTTATGGTATCCTTTCTAAGAATATTTCTTCCGGTTTTTTTCCTGTTTTATTTCGGGATGACCTTTGTCGTAAAAAGTCTAATGACCGCAAAGACAATAGGAAAAAACCCGATTGTTTTACCAAATGACGATTCTGCCTATGGGTTAATTGGATTTTATTTTCGGTTAACTATGCTTTTGTTGTTAGGATATGTGCTAGTTTTTGCCTTTATCCCCTCAATCTATTCTTACTTCTTACCTATATCTGAATTGGAAAGAGATTGGGTTAAATTAGTGGGAATAGGGTTGTTGATTTTATCTTTTGGATGGGTAGTCATTGCTCAGTATCAAATGAGACAATCCTGGCGGATAGGTATAGACACTGAACACAAAACAGAGCTCATCACTACCGGTTTGTTTTCTGTTTCCCGAAATCCAATTTTTTTGGGTATGATATTTAGTTTATTTGGTCTTTTTTTGGCTACCCCGAATGCTTTAACTGCACTCATTTTAGTGATGGGTTACGTATTAATTCAAATACAAATCCGGTTGGAAGAAGAATTTTTATCCAATCAACATGGAGAAACATATAGACAATATAAGCTAAAAGTCAGGCGGTTAATTTAACAATTTACATCATTCTAAGTGCCTGCTGTTATTTTAACCTGTTTTAGCAATTCCTGATCTAAGGCTTTAAGCATGTTTTCAAAAACATTCAATTGCAGGGTTTCTCCTGTTTTAATATCGGTTACAGTTGATTCTCCACCTAAAATCAAGCTGATAACTGAACCATCGAATCCGCCAATTATACTAACGCCTCTGTCATTGATAGTAGATGGGAAATCGTCTTTTCTTCCGGTTACGTACCACCATATCACTTTTATGTTTGGCAATCCTACTTCTGATAGTTTCTGCATCATAGCTTCGTAGTTTGTCGTGTCATTTTCTTCAGTAGCAATATCAAACTGCAAATCACTGATCACTAACAAAGTGCTTGGAAAATCTGAAACCGGAATATTCGGATTACTTTTACGCACTCTGATAATTTCATCTATAACAGATTGAAAATTTGTATTCCCCCAGGCTGTTTCAGCATTTTTTATCTGCATGGCCTTATCTGTGAAACTTCCGGACAGTTTCATTACCTTCGAAACAGAGTCGAACATAACCACATAATCTTTAAAAGCTCCGGTATTAAGTGAAGAGAAATAAATACCCAAACTAACACAAATATCAAATGCGGTTGTATCAGCTACTTTAGCATTCATTGAACCTGAAGTATCGAGCGCACACCAAACATTTTCACTGATGCCATTATTGTTTTGATTTGCTGTTTCAAGTAACCCCTCGAATTGTTTGTCAATTGTATATCGTTGAGCTAACCCCATCTTGGTGTTTACAACTGACATAAGTTCATATACATACCCTGTAAATTTAGCTACAGGTTGCTGTTTAATCCATTCTAAATATCTTTCT
This is a stretch of genomic DNA from Sphingobacteriales bacterium. It encodes these proteins:
- a CDS encoding isoprenylcysteine carboxylmethyltransferase family protein yields the protein MVSFLRIFLPVFFLFYFGMTFVVKSLMTAKTIGKNPIVLPNDDSAYGLIGFYFRLTMLLLLGYVLVFAFIPSIYSYFLPISELERDWVKLVGIGLLILSFGWVVIAQYQMRQSWRIGIDTEHKTELITTGLFSVSRNPIFLGMIFSLFGLFLATPNALTALILVMGYVLIQIQIRLEEEFLSNQHGETYRQYKLKVRRLI
- a CDS encoding DUF2828 family protein, with the translated sequence MNNNLFLTAIRQYDTYTENGAVSNSTTGNALVDYFAKCATYRRRKDEEVFADISAIWAESPKITLQIVFYLRIITRKTKGFFNSETVQRGQGNRSEFRSAIKWLSKYQPDIFYQNLWLIPIAGVWKDLWHKGLIEVLDRQQIYELIKRGLADEYNKELLAKYLPRIRSNSNIKSERHHQLNKFAYGLCKYLGWTPTDYRLFKADGNAHKFQQLCCSGLWDQLEFKSISGRALFNLVNHIGRDGKRTLERHGQEERYLEWIKQQPVAKFTGYVYELMSVVNTKMGLAQRYTIDKQFEGLLETANQNNNGISENVWCALDTSGSMNAKVADTTAFDICVSLGIYFSSLNTGAFKDYVVMFDSVSKVMKLSGSFTDKAMQIKNAETAWGNTNFQSVIDEIIRVRKSNPNIPVSDFPSTLLVISDLQFDIATEENDTTNYEAMMQKLSEVGLPNIKVIWWYVTGRKDDFPSTINDRGVSIIGGFDGSVISLILGGESTVTDIKTGETLQLNVFENMLKALDQELLKQVKITAGT